The proteins below come from a single Actinomycetes bacterium genomic window:
- a CDS encoding phage portal protein, whose amino-acid sequence MGLAERVLEVYRSRRGGAELASPVAGAIAPPFEGLTGHAASYDPEKYGQYLATSNEVYSAAALRARHMSSLNLQVFNGSGPERTELTSGPAVDLLRRVNPFWTRRRLDRMDELAMCLWGESFWAVEGALEGNPQEIWWCKPTQMRPVPHPKWYLEKFLYLPLTGGPTIEFAPGEVVWFRYPNPNDEFQSLSPLTAALRAADTGSAMLQANANLFRQGLMAGGLIVPDHDKVTFSKQQQLELEEMLERRWSGVDKAHRWSVLRFEAQLRALNVTPKDAQFVEGLGLMARQVWNALGIPAPLMNDLAYATLSNMREFRQQLWTDALRPDSQLRADEIVQQFLPMFARTRGRPATADHAEFDYSQVPELQQLASEGWDRDRRAIEIGALTINEWRRRQGLPEVAWGDAWWAPVNKSAVTGATSKPQGDTTPTGGNGGDGGNGGGNGQVDQQEAASMMAALELAQMELRHGPFALNGRNGKGHR is encoded by the coding sequence GTGGGCCTGGCCGAGCGCGTCCTGGAGGTTTACCGGAGCCGTCGTGGCGGCGCGGAGCTGGCATCCCCGGTCGCCGGCGCGATCGCCCCCCCGTTCGAGGGCCTGACCGGGCATGCGGCCAGTTACGACCCGGAGAAGTATGGCCAGTATCTGGCCACCTCCAACGAGGTCTACTCCGCGGCGGCGTTGCGCGCCCGGCACATGTCGAGCCTCAACCTGCAGGTCTTCAACGGCTCCGGCCCGGAGCGCACCGAGCTCACCAGCGGCCCCGCAGTCGACCTGCTCCGCCGGGTCAACCCGTTCTGGACCCGCCGGCGGCTCGACCGGATGGACGAGCTGGCCATGTGCCTGTGGGGGGAGTCGTTCTGGGCGGTCGAGGGCGCGCTGGAGGGCAACCCGCAGGAAATCTGGTGGTGCAAGCCCACCCAGATGCGCCCCGTCCCCCACCCGAAGTGGTATCTCGAGAAGTTCCTGTACCTGCCGCTCACCGGCGGGCCGACCATCGAGTTCGCCCCGGGCGAGGTGGTGTGGTTCCGCTACCCGAACCCGAACGACGAGTTCCAGTCGCTGTCGCCGCTGACCGCCGCGTTGCGGGCCGCCGACACCGGCTCGGCGATGCTGCAGGCCAACGCCAACCTGTTCCGGCAGGGCCTGATGGCCGGCGGGCTGATCGTCCCCGACCACGACAAGGTCACCTTCTCCAAGCAGCAGCAGTTGGAGCTGGAGGAGATGCTGGAGCGGCGCTGGAGTGGCGTCGACAAGGCGCACCGCTGGAGCGTGCTCCGCTTCGAGGCGCAGCTCCGTGCGCTGAACGTCACCCCCAAGGATGCCCAGTTCGTCGAAGGCCTGGGGCTGATGGCCCGCCAGGTCTGGAATGCGCTGGGGATTCCCGCGCCGCTCATGAACGACCTCGCCTACGCCACGCTCAGCAACATGCGGGAGTTTCGTCAGCAGCTGTGGACCGACGCGCTCCGCCCGGACTCCCAGTTGCGCGCCGACGAGATCGTGCAGCAGTTCCTCCCCATGTTCGCCCGCACCCGCGGTCGCCCAGCGACCGCCGATCATGCCGAGTTCGACTACTCCCAGGTGCCCGAGCTGCAGCAGCTCGCCAGCGAAGGGTGGGACCGGGACCGCCGGGCGATCGAGATCGGCGCGCTCACCATCAACGAGTGGCGGCGCCGCCAGGGCCTCCCCGAGGTCGCGTGGGGTGACGCCTGGTGGGCGCCGGTCAACAAGAGCGCCGTCACCGGCGCGACCAGCAAGCCGCAGGGCGACACCACGCCGACCGGCGGCAACGGCGGGGATGGCGGCAATGGCGGCGGCAACGGCCAGGTCGACCAGCAGGAGGCGGCCAGCATGATGGCCGCCCTCGAGCTGGCGCAGATGGAGCTGCGGCACGGCCCATTCGCCCTCAACGGGCGCAACGGAAAGGGGCACCGATGA
- a CDS encoding DUF3560 domain-containing protein, with translation MITITHTRPEGTIVEGTARGDGSAPILKTAGFRWAPGIRAWIIQQSRDRAAKTWRIDQAAKQLRAAGFQVEVSIDETPRAFAEAEAEREARAEQRADTYADRAERAESAAAAAFQRFHDILEPIPPGQPILIGHHSERGHRAALKRADNAIRRSIEEDGKASHYQQAAATSERYKQRRESLGTTLRRIERLEAEQRDIARKLQGYQRQYRNGRGEVAYVEDHEAATGQWAEQLQAQQQQNADELEHWRQVVAAKQASGAKVWGPGDFAKGDEVLDRWNRWRPVLRVNPKSLTVPSGYTWNDKIPYPEVRGRREASIPPTVQGA, from the coding sequence ATGATCACCATCACCCATACTCGCCCGGAGGGAACCATTGTCGAGGGCACTGCCCGCGGCGATGGTTCGGCGCCGATCCTCAAGACGGCCGGTTTCCGCTGGGCGCCCGGTATCCGCGCATGGATCATCCAACAGTCCAGGGATCGGGCCGCGAAGACCTGGCGCATCGACCAGGCCGCCAAGCAGCTGCGCGCGGCAGGCTTCCAGGTCGAGGTGTCGATTGACGAGACACCTCGAGCGTTCGCGGAGGCGGAGGCGGAACGGGAGGCCCGGGCGGAACAGCGCGCGGACACCTACGCCGATCGGGCCGAACGGGCGGAGTCTGCGGCCGCGGCCGCATTCCAGCGCTTCCATGACATCCTCGAGCCGATCCCGCCTGGTCAGCCGATCCTGATCGGCCATCACTCCGAGCGTGGCCATCGGGCCGCTTTGAAGCGGGCCGACAACGCTATCCGCCGCTCGATCGAGGAAGACGGCAAGGCGAGCCACTACCAGCAGGCGGCCGCGACATCGGAGCGGTACAAGCAGCGGCGCGAGTCTCTCGGCACGACGTTGCGGCGGATTGAGCGGCTGGAGGCGGAGCAGCGCGACATCGCCCGGAAGCTGCAGGGCTACCAGCGGCAGTACCGGAACGGGCGCGGCGAGGTCGCCTACGTCGAAGACCATGAGGCGGCTACTGGCCAATGGGCGGAGCAGCTGCAAGCCCAGCAGCAGCAGAACGCCGACGAGCTCGAGCACTGGCGCCAAGTGGTGGCAGCCAAGCAGGCGAGCGGCGCGAAAGTGTGGGGCCCGGGCGATTTCGCCAAGGGCGACGAGGTGCTGGACCGCTGGAATCGTTGGCGCCCAGTGCTTCGGGTGAATCCGAAGTCACTCACTGTCCCGAGCGGCTACACGTGGAACGACAAAATCCCCTATCCCGAGGTGCGCGGCCGCCGCGAGGCCTCGATCCCGCCAACGGTGCAAGGTGCGTAG
- a CDS encoding DNA polymerase III subunit beta has protein sequence MHFDVDHAELVRALKVAAGTCSRRPTLPVLGGVKIEAAGWGRPVTITTTDLELTSTTRLDSSLVVDTGAVVVPLRELAATLKGRQPKGTLARLELDQEAGLLRMHAGGLHAALHVNALEDYPTLRGEVSEGEVRVTSDLGLLGTWARRVLPATSGDEARPVLTAVQVKRDQGTLTATATDSYRLHTYQTEQLDDSAFCFLLPARALTLVKQAIALYKATEGGAWWHGTGTDTHGTGEVRVQVGPSMFWARAIEGEFPSTWERLIPTMTGDVPTIDVTDGAAAAAAIVASFGREPIILEASGATIAASCKRQDIGKVEAELPGLKLAGYTPFTPTSFKPLYLRELLAAVDHGTMQLRDSLKPALVTDGNGFRGLIMPVRIP, from the coding sequence TTGCATTTCGACGTTGACCATGCCGAGCTCGTCCGCGCGCTCAAAGTCGCGGCTGGCACGTGCTCGCGTCGTCCGACCCTGCCCGTTCTGGGCGGAGTGAAGATCGAGGCGGCCGGCTGGGGCCGCCCGGTCACGATCACCACGACGGACCTTGAGTTGACCAGCACGACGCGGCTTGACTCGTCGCTGGTGGTCGACACTGGTGCCGTCGTGGTGCCGTTGCGCGAGCTCGCCGCAACCCTCAAGGGACGCCAGCCAAAGGGAACACTCGCGCGGCTCGAGCTCGACCAGGAAGCCGGCCTGCTGCGCATGCATGCTGGCGGCCTGCATGCGGCGCTCCACGTCAACGCGCTCGAGGACTATCCGACGTTGCGCGGCGAGGTCTCAGAGGGCGAGGTGCGCGTGACCTCCGACCTCGGCCTGCTTGGCACGTGGGCGCGGCGGGTACTGCCAGCGACCAGCGGCGATGAGGCTCGCCCAGTGTTGACCGCGGTCCAGGTCAAGCGCGACCAGGGCACGCTGACCGCGACCGCGACCGATTCCTATCGCCTCCACACCTACCAGACCGAACAGCTAGACGATTCGGCGTTTTGCTTCCTGCTACCCGCCCGGGCGCTCACCCTGGTCAAGCAGGCCATCGCGCTGTACAAGGCGACCGAGGGCGGCGCCTGGTGGCATGGCACGGGCACCGACACACACGGCACGGGCGAGGTGCGCGTGCAGGTTGGGCCGTCGATGTTCTGGGCCCGGGCCATAGAGGGCGAGTTTCCCTCCACTTGGGAGCGGCTGATCCCGACCATGACGGGCGATGTGCCAACCATCGACGTCACCGATGGTGCGGCGGCCGCCGCGGCGATCGTGGCATCGTTCGGACGCGAGCCGATCATCCTCGAGGCGAGCGGCGCGACCATCGCCGCCTCGTGCAAGCGGCAGGACATCGGCAAGGTCGAGGCGGAACTACCAGGCCTGAAACTGGCAGGCTACACGCCGTTCACCCCTACCAGCTTCAAGCCGCTGTACCTACGTGAGCTGCTGGCCGCGGTCGACCACGGGACGATGCAGCTCCGGGATAGCCTCAAGCCGGCTTTGGTGACCGATGGTAACGGCTTCCGCGGCCTGATCATGCCCGTTCGCATCCCCTAG
- a CDS encoding DnaB-like helicase N-terminal domain-containing protein: protein MPANDHHQPPRNPDAEAAVLGAMLLDTAALERALVTLDAGDFYNPTHRLIFTACAHLEAASQPVDPVTVAAHLAAAGQLEQIGGATYLHDLLEAVPTIAQTATYLDLVAQAAAARRLIDVGHRITQLGHEQGLDPDKAQQIAAELLEQVGNARPHALVRDRRLQEAPVFIFDPFADLPAIWGDGQEVAWPSGESLVIAGPQGVGKSTLAQRLTLARIGVGPATLLGMPVAPTASRVLYLACDRPGQIARSMRRMVTEEDRVTLAERLMVWRGPPPVDLAKEPRALLSLARNADADTVVIDSLKDAALDLVKDEVGARYNQARQICLTEGIDLLELHHQRKAAADNKRPRKLDDVYGSNWLTAGAGSVLLLWGEPGDPIVELSHLKQPVEEIGPMKLLHDAETGGISVQQGVDLLTLVRTQPGLTAADAARLLFDVEGRSAEPKEVEKARRRLDSLVRRGLVKQQPGTRGRVGGAINPATYHPVVDLDAP from the coding sequence GTGCCAGCCAATGACCACCACCAGCCACCCCGCAACCCCGACGCCGAGGCCGCGGTCCTGGGCGCCATGCTGCTGGACACCGCCGCCCTGGAGCGCGCCCTCGTCACCTTGGATGCCGGCGACTTCTACAACCCCACCCACCGGCTCATCTTCACCGCCTGCGCGCACCTCGAAGCCGCCAGCCAGCCAGTCGACCCCGTCACCGTCGCCGCCCACTTGGCAGCCGCCGGCCAGCTCGAGCAGATCGGCGGCGCCACCTACCTCCACGACCTGCTCGAAGCCGTCCCCACCATCGCGCAGACCGCCACCTACCTCGACCTGGTCGCCCAGGCGGCCGCCGCGCGGCGCCTCATCGACGTCGGCCACCGCATCACCCAACTCGGCCACGAGCAGGGCCTCGACCCTGACAAGGCGCAGCAGATCGCTGCGGAGCTGCTGGAGCAGGTCGGCAACGCAAGACCGCACGCACTCGTCCGCGACCGCCGCCTCCAGGAGGCCCCCGTGTTCATCTTCGACCCGTTCGCCGACCTGCCCGCCATCTGGGGCGACGGCCAGGAGGTCGCCTGGCCATCCGGCGAGAGCCTCGTCATCGCCGGCCCGCAGGGCGTCGGCAAGTCCACCCTGGCACAGCGGCTCACGCTGGCCCGCATCGGTGTCGGCCCGGCCACGCTGCTTGGCATGCCCGTGGCTCCTACCGCCAGCCGCGTGCTCTATCTCGCCTGTGACCGGCCCGGCCAGATCGCCCGGTCCATGCGACGCATGGTCACCGAGGAGGACCGTGTCACGCTCGCCGAACGGCTGATGGTGTGGCGTGGACCGCCACCTGTCGACCTGGCCAAGGAGCCTCGCGCGCTGCTCAGCCTGGCCCGCAACGCCGACGCCGACACCGTCGTCATCGACTCCCTCAAGGACGCCGCGCTAGATCTAGTCAAGGATGAGGTGGGCGCCAGATACAACCAGGCCCGCCAAATCTGCCTGACCGAGGGTATCGACCTGCTGGAACTCCATCACCAGCGCAAAGCCGCAGCCGACAACAAACGGCCACGCAAGCTCGACGACGTGTACGGGTCGAATTGGCTGACCGCCGGTGCCGGCTCGGTGCTCCTATTGTGGGGTGAACCTGGCGATCCGATCGTCGAATTGAGTCACCTGAAACAGCCCGTTGAGGAGATCGGGCCGATGAAGCTGCTGCACGACGCCGAGACCGGTGGCATCTCCGTCCAGCAGGGTGTTGATCTGCTTACCCTGGTGCGCACTCAGCCTGGCCTGACCGCCGCCGACGCCGCCCGGCTCCTGTTCGACGTGGAGGGCCGCTCCGCTGAGCCCAAAGAGGTGGAGAAGGCCCGTCGGCGGCTCGACTCGCTGGTGCGCCGCGGCCTCGTCAAGCAGCAGCCAGGCACGCGCGGCCGCGTCGGCGGTGCCATCAACCCAGCGACCTACCACCCTGTCGTCGACCTGGACGCCCCATGA
- a CDS encoding J domain-containing protein: protein MNTIPGVTFRPIDRWPGSMTRPWERRVGRQFSAPWTSTLDLLALELRQLKAEDIVLQLDLTERDIRQDGLPRANARPPGHPGVILSFTSRHGALQFACDTYTWWETNMRVIALTLQALRAAARYGVVKTDEQYRGWAQLPPPAPPDGRMTPEQAARIVAEGADNPDAWEDILENLMGIRQAYYHDAARRLHPDAGGSHEAFTRIQAAMRVLDQHARSHT, encoded by the coding sequence GTGAACACGATCCCCGGCGTCACCTTCCGGCCGATCGACCGGTGGCCCGGGTCGATGACCCGGCCGTGGGAGCGCCGCGTCGGCCGCCAGTTCAGCGCCCCCTGGACATCCACCCTGGACCTCCTCGCGCTGGAGCTCCGCCAGCTCAAGGCGGAAGACATCGTGCTGCAACTCGACCTGACAGAGCGGGACATCCGCCAGGACGGGCTGCCCCGCGCCAACGCGCGGCCCCCCGGCCATCCCGGCGTGATCCTGTCGTTCACCAGCCGCCACGGGGCGTTGCAGTTCGCCTGCGACACCTACACCTGGTGGGAGACCAACATGCGCGTCATCGCCCTCACCCTCCAGGCGCTGCGCGCCGCCGCACGGTATGGCGTGGTCAAGACCGACGAACAGTACCGCGGCTGGGCGCAGCTCCCACCGCCGGCGCCGCCCGACGGGCGCATGACGCCGGAGCAGGCCGCACGCATCGTCGCTGAGGGCGCTGACAACCCGGACGCCTGGGAGGACATCCTCGAGAACCTCATGGGCATCCGCCAGGCCTACTACCACGACGCGGCCCGCCGCCTCCACCCCGACGCCGGCGGCAGCCACGAGGCGTTCACCCGCATCCAAGCCGCCATGCGCGTCCTCGACCAGCACGCCAGGAGCCACACATGA
- a CDS encoding PD-(D/E)XK nuclease family protein, giving the protein MSGVLQDGPYWLSPTKISMALGCPLRAQRRYKLKLREKPALPAFRGNQLHAALEATKGRPDLPGVAHLTTEVREAWQFNAPPPWTGLFSQWLALHDDMAPQMAELDSIADRIKTDAEAGRRKGGAQAPRMTNDYRKAEADLIGPWRDTIDSLRAAERELLDDPERSPWEATTRSGFDEYQSSLDTAHAYTAWWHNTPADDRPEILHCERRFETLLDRGHFKLGGRVDRIDLDPVRDALVVVDYKTGSGNWSKHERWIQAACYALGVTEVIGQRPDLVRFIDLDKGPSTDTYPVKPMWDIKLLDTCRYARDLIEGPPVATFGPCGICSYTDLCFDLAGNGFQFQALEDLEQPAAEEVTPA; this is encoded by the coding sequence ATGAGCGGCGTGCTGCAGGATGGCCCGTACTGGCTGTCGCCGACCAAGATCAGCATGGCGCTTGGCTGCCCGCTGCGCGCGCAGCGCCGCTACAAGCTCAAGCTGCGCGAAAAGCCAGCCCTGCCCGCCTTCCGTGGCAACCAGCTGCATGCCGCGCTTGAGGCGACCAAGGGTCGCCCTGACCTGCCCGGCGTCGCCCACCTGACCACAGAGGTCAGGGAGGCGTGGCAGTTCAACGCGCCACCACCGTGGACAGGGCTGTTCAGCCAGTGGCTCGCGCTGCATGACGACATGGCCCCACAGATGGCCGAGCTGGACTCCATCGCCGACCGGATCAAGACCGACGCCGAAGCCGGCCGGCGCAAGGGCGGCGCCCAGGCCCCCCGCATGACCAACGACTACCGCAAGGCCGAAGCGGACCTGATCGGCCCATGGCGCGACACCATCGACTCGTTGCGTGCCGCCGAACGCGAGTTGCTGGACGACCCTGAGCGCTCCCCCTGGGAGGCCACGACCAGGAGCGGGTTCGACGAGTACCAGTCGTCGCTGGACACCGCGCACGCCTACACGGCCTGGTGGCACAACACGCCCGCCGATGATCGGCCGGAGATCCTGCACTGCGAACGCCGCTTCGAGACCCTGCTGGACCGGGGCCACTTCAAGCTCGGCGGCCGGGTCGACCGCATCGACCTCGACCCGGTCCGGGACGCGCTGGTGGTAGTCGACTACAAGACCGGGTCGGGCAACTGGAGCAAGCACGAACGGTGGATTCAGGCTGCCTGCTACGCGCTCGGCGTCACCGAGGTGATCGGCCAGCGCCCAGACCTGGTCCGCTTCATCGACCTCGACAAGGGCCCGTCGACCGACACCTACCCGGTCAAGCCGATGTGGGACATCAAGCTGCTTGACACCTGCCGGTACGCCCGCGACCTGATCGAAGGCCCCCCGGTCGCCACCTTCGGACCGTGCGGGATCTGCTCCTACACGGACTTGTGCTTTGACCTAGCCGGCAACGGCTTCCAGTTCCAGGCGCTCGAAGACCTCGAGCAGCCCGCCGCAGAAGAGGTGACCCCAGCATGA
- a CDS encoding helix-turn-helix transcriptional regulator, with translation MTWTCPRCGTEFADGHLLEWLTSAERQVLQCLVNGRRPEKIAADLGISRHTIRTHLQNLYVKLDVHSQVEAVNFAIRNGMMPDGAQ, from the coding sequence ATGACTTGGACCTGCCCGCGCTGCGGGACCGAGTTCGCCGATGGTCACCTCCTGGAATGGCTCACGTCGGCGGAGCGCCAGGTGCTGCAATGCCTCGTCAACGGTCGCAGGCCAGAGAAGATCGCCGCTGACCTCGGCATCAGTCGTCACACAATCCGCACGCACCTGCAGAATCTGTACGTCAAGCTCGACGTCCATTCACAGGTTGAAGCGGTCAACTTTGCCATCCGCAACGGCATGATGCCGGACGGTGCCCAGTGA
- a CDS encoding endonuclease: MAGTVYLLHFDRPIGNPANPRAMAQHYFGWSATPARRLEAHTTGNGAAIMRAIRNQGIGFQVARTWSGTRALERRLKRWHKARQLCPICRAARP, encoded by the coding sequence ATGGCGGGCACCGTGTACCTGCTGCATTTCGACCGCCCGATCGGCAACCCGGCCAACCCGCGGGCGATGGCCCAACACTATTTCGGCTGGTCCGCGACGCCAGCCAGGAGGCTGGAGGCGCACACCACCGGGAACGGCGCGGCGATCATGCGTGCGATCCGCAACCAAGGGATCGGCTTTCAGGTTGCGCGCACCTGGTCGGGCACCCGCGCGTTGGAACGCCGATTGAAGCGGTGGCACAAGGCACGCCAGTTGTGCCCCATCTGCAGGGCGGCCAGGCCATGA
- a CDS encoding helix-turn-helix transcriptional regulator yields MKTQRKTLRLSQAQVAAAVGRDRSTVTSWELGRQRPDVDVLPALAAVLQLTIEQLLGAGPTAGEPAGDRQAVAS; encoded by the coding sequence ATGAAGACTCAGCGGAAGACTCTCAGGCTGTCCCAGGCGCAGGTCGCCGCCGCCGTTGGCCGTGACCGGTCGACCGTCACGTCGTGGGAGCTTGGCCGGCAACGGCCCGACGTGGACGTCCTGCCCGCGCTGGCCGCCGTGTTGCAGCTCACGATCGAGCAGCTGCTGGGCGCCGGGCCAACAGCGGGCGAGCCGGCCGGCGACCGGCAGGCGGTTGCCTCATGA
- a CDS encoding helix-turn-helix transcriptional regulator, with protein sequence MPTVLRIDPELGRKLEAARKRRGWSLATVATMIGPVGNPPKGLRDTQIGRLEAGERNLTAEEAWRLADLYSEIDAWKLLEEARAVSPLSSPAFKDAVREEARRRRSGEAMGFRRYDMVLAAAADATSDLHDHTKVGLWDRAGQRPTRSGHRKLRRMAEETQALPIPA encoded by the coding sequence GTGCCCACGGTCCTGCGCATCGACCCGGAGCTTGGTCGGAAGCTCGAGGCGGCCAGGAAGAGGCGTGGCTGGTCACTGGCGACCGTGGCCACGATGATCGGCCCAGTCGGCAATCCACCCAAGGGACTACGCGACACCCAGATCGGCCGGCTCGAGGCGGGGGAGCGCAACCTCACCGCCGAGGAGGCATGGCGCCTGGCGGACCTGTACTCCGAGATCGACGCCTGGAAGCTGCTGGAGGAGGCTCGCGCGGTCAGCCCGCTCTCATCCCCGGCGTTCAAGGATGCGGTCAGGGAGGAAGCGAGGCGACGCCGGTCGGGGGAAGCGATGGGCTTCCGCCGCTATGACATGGTGCTCGCGGCGGCCGCCGATGCGACTTCTGACCTGCACGATCACACTAAGGTCGGGTTGTGGGATCGCGCTGGTCAGCGCCCTACCCGGTCGGGACATCGCAAACTGCGCCGGATGGCCGAAGAGACCCAAGCACTCCCCATCCCGGCCTGA
- a CDS encoding tyrosine-type recombinase/integrase yields MLPLWTDLLDPGARRALHLHVGHLNPRTMLYLFVGAVVLLMADRVRQNLGLDDDFPLVGIVTFGTALDRYRSWMWMAGHEQRTITDYSRTLKAFTDTLPRDGSGEPRWHARNLPKHLERWLGQPAKSGPNRGGPKSVATRAHETMIARRFYHWCSSISAPPLLTRNPLAGVISPRVGEGPPRDLPDEMVAAILELAEKTDERMGMMCWLAWAGGLRCMEIAGARIERFRVSEQEITLLVHGKGRKQRIIPLHPAAHQFIRKYLIRRPQTGPLVEGRDHNGQPTGRPMKPATVSVTMGRWLRANGFPASAHQLRHSIATAIYRAGEGTNIDHLQQFLGHASANTTRRYAKGYTLQVGRWLERVPDPRDIPGDSPRPAC; encoded by the coding sequence TTGCTCCCCCTCTGGACGGATCTCCTTGACCCCGGCGCGCGACGCGCGCTGCACCTCCACGTTGGCCACCTGAACCCCCGGACCATGCTGTACCTGTTCGTCGGCGCTGTGGTGCTGCTGATGGCTGACCGGGTCCGCCAAAACCTCGGCCTTGACGACGATTTCCCCCTGGTGGGGATCGTCACCTTCGGCACGGCCCTGGACCGCTACCGGTCGTGGATGTGGATGGCCGGCCATGAGCAGCGAACCATCACCGACTACAGCCGCACGCTCAAGGCATTCACCGACACGCTGCCCCGCGACGGCTCGGGCGAGCCACGCTGGCATGCACGCAACCTCCCCAAACACCTGGAACGATGGCTTGGCCAGCCGGCCAAGTCCGGGCCGAACCGGGGCGGGCCGAAGTCGGTCGCCACCCGCGCCCACGAGACCATGATCGCCCGCCGCTTCTACCACTGGTGCTCATCGATCAGCGCACCGCCGCTGCTCACCCGCAACCCGCTCGCCGGCGTGATCAGCCCCCGGGTGGGGGAGGGCCCGCCGCGGGACCTGCCCGACGAGATGGTCGCCGCGATCCTCGAGCTGGCCGAGAAGACCGACGAGCGGATGGGGATGATGTGCTGGCTCGCCTGGGCTGGGGGGCTGCGCTGCATGGAGATCGCCGGCGCCCGCATCGAACGGTTCCGCGTCAGCGAGCAGGAAATCACCCTGCTTGTGCACGGCAAGGGCCGCAAACAGCGGATCATCCCCCTGCACCCGGCCGCCCACCAGTTCATCCGCAAGTACCTCATCAGGCGGCCGCAGACCGGGCCGCTGGTGGAGGGCCGCGACCACAATGGGCAGCCGACCGGCCGGCCGATGAAGCCGGCGACCGTCAGCGTGACGATGGGCCGATGGCTGCGCGCCAACGGCTTCCCGGCCTCAGCGCACCAGCTGCGCCACTCGATCGCCACGGCGATCTACCGGGCCGGCGAGGGCACCAACATTGACCATCTGCAGCAGTTCCTCGGCCACGCATCGGCGAACACGACCCGCCGTTACGCCAAGGGATACACGTTGCAGGTCGGCCGCTGGTTGGAGCGCGTTCCCGACCCGCGGGACATCCCAGGCGACAGCCCTCGCCCGGCATGCTAG
- a CDS encoding HNH endonuclease, producing MSEQLLGELGLPPWRYQEYLESPEWQAKRALALERDGHQCTECHRADRLEVHHITYVRLGRELLEDLVTLCFHCHMDRHDDSPWGYEADGSVSPIESVPVWPEQMHDREFVCDRCGHRTIPLCPQIEGTPHAGCGGRFKPAETTLASPP from the coding sequence ATGAGCGAGCAGCTGCTGGGCGAACTTGGGTTGCCGCCTTGGCGCTACCAGGAATATCTGGAAAGCCCCGAGTGGCAGGCAAAACGTGCCCTGGCGCTTGAGCGGGATGGGCACCAGTGCACCGAGTGTCACCGCGCCGATAGGCTCGAGGTGCACCACATCACCTATGTTCGGCTCGGCAGGGAGCTGTTGGAGGATCTGGTCACGCTCTGCTTTCACTGCCATATGGACCGGCATGATGACAGCCCTTGGGGCTACGAGGCGGACGGCAGTGTTTCGCCCATAGAGTCCGTGCCAGTGTGGCCGGAGCAGATGCATGACCGCGAGTTCGTCTGCGACCGCTGCGGCCACCGTACGATCCCGCTGTGCCCACAGATCGAGGGGACGCCGCATGCAGGCTGCGGGGGTCGATTCAAGCCGGCCGAGACCACTCTCGCATCTCCCCCATAA